A DNA window from Camelina sativa cultivar DH55 chromosome 17, Cs, whole genome shotgun sequence contains the following coding sequences:
- the LOC104757275 gene encoding auxin-responsive protein SAUR63-like, translating into MMINAKKLLKMAKKWQQRAALSRKRISFQRSRASNNSTAAEKECFVVYTADKIRFAFPISYLSNFIVQELLRISEEEFGLPTEGPITLPFDSAFLEYLIKLIQRRMDGDTEKALLMSISSARCSLQPQEQQSSITQQLLVF; encoded by the coding sequence atgatgataaacgCAAAGAAGCTCTTGAAGATGGCCAAGAAATGGCAACAAAGAGCAGCCTTAAGCAGAAAAAGAATCTCATTTCAGAGGTCAAGGGCTTCTAACAACTCAACTGCTGCAGAAAAGGAATGTTTCGTGGTTTACACGGCGGATAAAATCCGGTTTGCGTTCCCAATAAGTTACCTGAGCAACTTTATTGTCCAAGAGCTCTTGAGAATATCTGAAGAAGAGTTTGGTCTGCCGACGGAAGGACCAATCACATTGCCATTTGATTCGGCGTTTCTAGAGTATCTCATCAAACTGATCCAAAGAAGAATGGATGGAGATACAGAAAAGGCTCTGTTAATGTCAATCTCTAGTGCTAGATGCTCTTTGCAACCACAAGAACAACAGAGTAGTATTACTCAACAACTGCTTGTATTTTAG
- the LOC104757278 gene encoding FRIGIDA-like protein 5: MDCNKEEARREKKNPNKVRAAKKRRRFDIDVAGSRTKHNKRRQKQQGITQFGRSLSATAEEELKAAETGSTDLSQEVQGKEDQIESVKNKLIQLRRKMEEETDRKKKDLLLILSKIEVSGKQLAAVDQELEVKEKRVQELNNLINISGEQLDLKSKELGRVQKLTEAQRKVLCDMKMKQQADACISDTSQEDSAESQLQEITAHLTPRGVSLCLRSSRDPAEYVLEQMEDGLSDEVFLGDLFVEILVLFLGELAKIQQLVKSQLQLRARKMANSWKRKMTKRPLEALAFLMFMVAYGLKNLINEDDTALLASFIAQYKQAPTLFHSIGLKHELIQEFVEELITKSQYFPAARLICLFKLKKEFSFSPSELVTEEIISLRRSFLKNKSTGSSKGLRKDAGRLNTILKLVRDHNLEVNLPGDLIVNLMIQRKKSREQPTPLVRFPGVAEDCYSSTNPQAQHESSGS; encoded by the exons ATGGATTGCAACAAAGAAGAGGctagaagagagaagaaaaatccaaacaagGTTCGTGCAGCCAAAAAGAGGAGGAGATTTGATATTGATGTTGCTGGATctagaacaaaacataataaacgGAGGCAAAAGCAGCAGGGCATCACTCAGTTTGGGAGAAGCCTTTCTGCAACAGCGGAAGAAGAGCTTAAAGCAGCAGAGACTGGATCAACTGATTTGAGTCAAGAGGTTCAAGGTAAAGAAGATCAGATAGAGTCAGTGAAAAACAAACTTATCCAGCTTAGGAGAAAAATGGAAGAGGAGActgatagaaagaagaaagatttgctTCTGATACTTTCCAAAATTGAAGTGTCTGGCAAGCAGCTTGCGGCTGTTGATCAAGAACTTGAggtgaaagaaaagagagtccAAGAATTGAACAATCTGATCAACATCTCTGGTGAACAGCTTGACTTGAAATCCAAAGAATTAGGACGAGTCCAAAAGCTGACTGAGGCACAAAGGAAAGTACTTTGTGATATGAAAATGAAGCAGCAAGCTGATGCATGTATCAGTGACACTAGCCAAGAAGATTCAGCTGAAAGCCAACTTCAAGAAATCACAGCTCATCTTACTCCCCGAGGGGTCTCCTTATGTCTTAGAAGTTCACGTGATCCAGCAGAATATGTTCTGGAACAAATGGAAGATGGTCTTTCTGACGAAGTGTTTTTAGGGGACTTGTTCGTGGagattttggttctttttcttgGTGAGCTCGCCAAAATTCAGCAACTGGTTAAGTCTCAACTGCAGCTCAGGGCCAGAAAAATGGCAAATTCATGGAAAAGGAAGATGACAAAACGGCCTCTTGAGGCCTTAGCCTTTCTTATGTTTATGGTGGCTTATGGATTAAAGAATTTGATCAATGAAGATGACACTGCTCTACTTGCTTCGTTTATTGCTCAATACAAACAGGCTCCAACACTCTTTCACTCTATTGGTCTCAAGCATGAGCTGATCCAAG AGTTTGTTGAAGAGCTCATCACGAAAAGCCAATATTTTCCTGCAGCCCGgcttatatgtttgtttaagcTTAAGAAAGAGTTCTCATTCTCACCCTCAGAGCTCGTAACTGAAGAGATCATCAGTTTAAGGCGGTCTTTCctgaaaaataaatcaactgGATCCTCCAAG gGTCTACGAAAAGATGCTGGAAGATTGAACACTATACTTAAACTTGTGAGAGATCATAATCTTGAAGTCAATCTCCCTGGGGACCTCATTGTAAATCTCATGATccagagaaaaaaatcaagagaacAACCGACCCCTCTAGTTCGTTTCCCTGGCGTGGCCGAGGATTGCTACTCATCAACAAATCCACAAGCACAACATGAATCTTCAGGTTCCTAA
- the LOC104757274 gene encoding F-box protein At2g16450-like: MMKSTPPMSTELILEIISRLPGDAVARFRCVSKQWASLFATPYFKSLFLTKSSSKPRLLFAIADDGNPKSCGEWCFFSSPQLEDPYEKSSSSALVSAAEFHVKKFSLEDIQLDHYSNIKYFSCGYNSGLVYFHGCRYQGRPVICNPNTGRYAVLPKRYTYRKAFSFFGFDPIGKQYKVLYMAYASGPGHHYVLTFGAASDMSWRKIKCPLRHEIRSDGVCINGVVYYLGDTKGWDNINGATLSDYVIVCFHVRSEKFSFIFVERFCRLINFKGKLAMIYWEDDFDIYQAATYELDVDNYLEKNLVADANNELHVWVLEDVAKQDWSKHTYTWSTDKVFFRRHVYIAGATASGEIVFSMRKYTSGQPFYVFYFNPERNILQRVEIQGFGEGFEKPCSVRTFVNHVEDLHVNDSDLLKPFHAPLGDTDYIESDSDSDREGTRGRRKRWFIGLC; the protein is encoded by the coding sequence ATGATGAAATCAACACCTCCCATGTCGACTGAGCTCATCCTGGAGATAATCTCGAGATTGCCTGGAGATGCAGTCGCGAGGTTTCGTTGCGTGTCGAAGCAATGGGCTTCATTGTTTGCTACTCCATACTTCAAGTCCTTGTTTCTGACCAAGTCCTCGTCTAAGCCGCGGCTCTTATTCGCCATCGCAGACGACGGTAACCCCAAAAGCTGTGGCGAGTGGTGCTTCTTCTCCTCGCCTCAGCTTGAGGATCCGTATGAGAAATCATCCTCCTCGGCTCTTGTATCGGCCGCCGAGTTTCATGTGAAGAAGTTCTCTCTAGAGGATATACAGCTCGATCATTACAGTAACATCAAGTACTTTTCATGTGGCTACAACTCTGGCTTGGTCTATTTCCATGGTTGTCGATACCAGGGAAGACCTGTCATCTGTAACCCAAACACTGGACGGTACGCGGTCTTACCTAAACGCTATACTTACAGAAAAGCTTTTAGCTTTTTCGGATTTGATCCGATTGGGAAGCAGTACAAGGTATTGTACATGGCCTATGCTTCTGGTCCTGGTCATCATTATGTTCTTACGTTTGGAGCTGCTTCTGATATGAGCTGGAGAAAGATTAAATGTCCCTTGCGACATGAGATTAGGAGTGATGGGGTTTGTATCAACGGTGTTGTGTACTACTTAGGTGACACCAAGGGTTGGGATAACATAAATGGTGCAACATTGTCTGATTATGTGATTGTTTGCTTCCATGTGAGGTCTGAAAAGTTCAGCTTTATTTTCGTTGAAAGGTTTTGTCGATTGATCAACTTTAAGGGCAAATTAGCTATGATTTACTGGGAGGATGATTTCGACATTTATCAGGCTGCTACTTATGAGTTGGATGTCGACAACTATTTGGAAAAGAATCTCGTCGCTGATGCCAATAATGAGTTGCATGTGTGGGTTTTAGAGGATGTAGCGAAGCAGGATTGGTCGAAACATACCTACACTTGGAGTACCGATAAGGTTTTCTTCCGTCGTCACGTTTACATCGCTGGAGCGACTGCTTCGGGTGAAATCGTGTTTTCCATGCGCAAGTATACATCTGGCCAaccgttttatgttttctacttcaatCCCGAGAGGAACATTCTCCAGCGTGTTGAAATCCAAGGTTTTGGTGAAGGGTTTGAGAAACCTTGTAGCGTTCGCACCTTTGTTAACCACGTTGAGGATCTTCATGTTAACGATTCAGACCTACTCAAGCCATTCCATGCTCCACTTGGGGATACAGACTATATAGAATCAGATTCAGATTCTGACAGAGAAGGGacaaggggaagaagaaagagatggttCATTGGACTTTGTTGA
- the LOC104757279 gene encoding auxin-responsive protein SAUR63-like codes for MAFFINKNFHSKSSTKKKRTHKKISPSFSLHLTFRSKSLFKMMMNTKKLIKMAKKWQHRAALSRKRISFQKSSATPRSSAAVEKGCFVVYTADNIRFAFPISYLSNSIVQELLKISEEEFGLPTEGPITLPFDSSFLEYIIKMIQRRIDGDTEKALLLSISTARCSLQQQQFSINQQLLVF; via the coding sequence ATGGCATTCTTCATCAACAAGAACTTTCATTCAAAGagctctacaaaaaaaaaaagaactcacaaaaaaatttctccTTCATTCTCACTCCATCTCACTTTCCGAtctaaatctttgtttaaaatgaTGATGAACACAAAGAAGCTAATCAAGATGGCCAAGAAATGGCAACATAGAGCAGCCTTAAGCAGGAAAAGAATCTCATTTCAGAAGTCAAGTGCTACTCCAAGAAGCTCAGCCGCTGTAGAGAAGGGCTGTTTCGTGGTTTACACGGCGGATAACATCCGGTTTGCTTTTCCAATAAGTTACCTGAGCAACTCTATTGTCCAAGAGCTCTTGAAAATATCTGAAGAAGAGTTCGGTCTCCCGACGGAAGGACCAATCACATTGCCATTTGATTCGTCATTCTTAGAGTACATAATCAAAATGATCCAACGAAGAATAGATGGAGATACAGAAAAGGCTCTGTTGTTGTCAATCTCTACTGCTAGATGCTctttgcaacaacaacaatttagTATTAATCAACAATTGCTTGTATTTTAG
- the LOC104757276 gene encoding auxin-responsive protein SAUR65-like, whose amino-acid sequence MMNTKKLMKMAKKWQQRAALSRKRISFQRSISTTSRSISAEKGCFVVYTSDKIRFAFPISYLNNSVFQELLKISEEEFGLSTGGPITLPFDSVFLEYLINFIQRRIDGDTEKALLMSISSARCSLQQQEQSSQQLLVF is encoded by the coding sequence ATGATGAACACGAAGAAGCTTATGAAGATGGCCAAGAAATGGCAACAGAGAGCAGCCTTAAGCAGGAAAAGAATCTCATTTCAGAGATCGATTTCTACTACTAGCAGATCAATCTCTGCAGAGAAAGGCTGTTTTGTGGTTTACACATCCGATAAAATACGCTTTGCGTTTCCAATAAGTTACCTGAACAACTCTGTTTTCCAAGAGCTCTTGAAGATATCTGAAGAAGAGTTTGGCCTCTCGACCGGAGGACCAATCACATTGCCATTCGATTCGGTTTTCTTGGAGTATCTCATCAATTTTATTCAAAGGCGAATAGACGGAGACACAGAAAAGGCTCTGCTAATGTCAATCTCTAGTGCTAGATGTTCTTTGCAACAACAAGAACAGAGTAGTCAACAATTGCTTGTATTTTAG
- the LOC104757280 gene encoding auxin-responsive protein SAUR61-like, giving the protein MMNAKKLLKMAKKWQQRAALSRKRISFQRSTSSTNSRSTAAEKGCFVVYTSDKIRFAFPISYLSNPVFQELLKISEEEFGLSTDGPITLPFHSGFLEYLIKLIKRRMDGDTEKALLMSISSARCSLPCSFQQQEQLLVF; this is encoded by the coding sequence ATGATGAACGCAAAGAAGCTCTTGAAGATGGCAAAGAAATGGCAACAGAGAGCAGCTTTAAGCAGGAAAAGAATCTCATTTCAGAGATCAACTTCTTCTACTAATAGCAGATCAACCGCTGCAGAGAAAGGCTGTTTTGTGGTTTACACATCCGATAAAATCCGCTTTGCGTTTCCAATAAGTTACCTGAGCAACCCTGTTTTCCAAGAGCTCTTGAAGATCTCTGAAGAAGAGTTTGGTCTCTCCACCGATGGACCAATCACATTGCCATTCCATTCGGGTTTCTTGGAGTATCTCATCAAATTGATCAAACGAAGAATGGATGGAGATACAGAAAAGGCTCTGCTAATGTCAATCTCTAGTGCTAGATGTTCTTTGCCATGCTCttttcaacaacaagaacaattgCTTGTATTTTAG